A portion of the Lysinibacillus timonensis genome contains these proteins:
- a CDS encoding amino acid ABC transporter permease: MDSSFINIEFLINTFFVALSGVPIALLVTVVSMAIALPIGFFLALTRINEIPVLNGFTKLYVSFVRGTPIIIQIFVLYSILPLILSDIFERYEIDYPIYEVNPLWYAFIIFSFNTAAILVEVFRSALKTVNAGQLEAAYSVGLTTAQAYRRIVIPQMLVSAMPNLCTATINLIKATSLGYAISLQEITLKAKVEANVGYNYLEAYIDIFIVYMILCITVEYLFKVFEKRLSRYKTPATA; the protein is encoded by the coding sequence ATGGATTCTAGTTTTATTAATATAGAATTTTTGATTAATACATTTTTTGTTGCTCTTAGTGGTGTACCCATTGCGCTTCTTGTAACAGTTGTTTCGATGGCAATCGCACTACCAATAGGGTTTTTTCTAGCATTAACTCGCATCAATGAAATACCTGTGTTAAATGGTTTTACAAAGCTATATGTTTCCTTTGTTCGCGGCACGCCTATTATCATTCAAATCTTTGTATTATATAGTATTTTGCCGTTAATTCTGTCGGATATTTTTGAGCGGTATGAGATTGATTATCCGATCTATGAAGTGAATCCATTATGGTATGCATTTATTATCTTTTCTTTTAATACTGCAGCGATATTAGTTGAAGTCTTTCGTTCGGCTTTAAAAACGGTGAATGCAGGGCAATTAGAAGCTGCCTACTCTGTTGGATTGACAACTGCCCAAGCATATAGAAGGATAGTGATTCCACAAATGCTTGTATCAGCAATGCCAAATCTTTGTACTGCGACAATTAATCTAATAAAAGCAACTTCTCTTGGTTATGCGATTTCATTACAAGAAATTACATTAAAAGCAAAGGTTGAAGCCAATGTGGGGTACAACTACTTAGAAGCGTATATTGATATTTTCATTGTTTATATGATTCTATGTATAACTGTTGAGTATTTATTTAAAGTATTTGAAAAACGTTTAAGCCGCTATAAGACACCAGCTACTGCATAG
- a CDS encoding HXXEE domain-containing protein, with the protein MEDLGNLLTLIWIFPILFMFHDFEEIIMCEKWVQQNKAKIYQVLPNKMANRIVKQFSMTTAQFSVAVLVIFIFVSLSTILASQYVLNKSFGDIYFFTTVQLVFFLHAFTHIGQSILLRSITPGAITSIVVIIPYSLLLFPALFRYEIITWQTIWISLPLTILIVPILLSAHWIGKKVV; encoded by the coding sequence ATGGAGGATTTGGGTAATTTATTAACACTTATTTGGATATTTCCGATTCTTTTTATGTTTCATGACTTTGAAGAAATTATTATGTGCGAAAAATGGGTACAGCAAAATAAAGCTAAAATCTATCAAGTATTACCAAACAAAATGGCCAATCGGATTGTGAAACAGTTTTCCATGACAACTGCACAATTTTCTGTTGCAGTTCTAGTAATTTTTATTTTTGTTAGCTTATCAACTATTCTTGCAAGTCAATACGTATTAAATAAATCCTTTGGCGATATTTATTTCTTTACAACTGTACAATTAGTGTTTTTCTTACATGCCTTTACACATATTGGCCAGTCTATACTTCTCCGCTCCATTACACCCGGTGCCATAACATCTATTGTAGTCATCATTCCATATAGTCTACTTTTATTCCCTGCATTGTTTCGTTATGAAATCATTACATGGCAAACAATTTGGATATCCTTGCCGCTAACCATTCTAATTGTTCCCATTTTATTATCCGCTCATTGGATAGGGAAAAAAGTAGTCTAA
- a CDS encoding TetR/AcrR family transcriptional regulator, whose amino-acid sequence MAEKEKIVVQTSVKDESLIELRRLQIVSGAVKLFKEKGFHRATTREIAKAAGFSIGTLYEYIRTKEDVLYLVCDHIYDKVKEQLASISSHSGTVEELKKAIRQYFYLIHRMVDEFTIMYQETKSLSKESMHYIFDKEMDMVRLFEKIIKNCLASQDKYLTDQELFLAANHIVVQGQAWAFRKWVLQKRYTIEEYTTAQTEIILSGIIHYAK is encoded by the coding sequence ATGGCAGAAAAAGAAAAAATCGTCGTTCAAACATCAGTAAAAGATGAAAGCCTAATTGAGTTAAGACGGCTCCAAATTGTCAGTGGAGCAGTGAAACTGTTTAAAGAAAAAGGTTTTCATCGGGCGACAACGAGGGAAATCGCGAAAGCGGCTGGATTTAGTATTGGCACTTTATATGAATACATCCGTACGAAAGAGGATGTCCTCTATTTAGTTTGTGATCATATTTATGACAAGGTAAAAGAACAGTTAGCAAGTATATCTTCCCACTCAGGTACTGTGGAAGAATTAAAGAAAGCTATCAGGCAATATTTTTATTTAATTCATCGCATGGTAGATGAGTTTACTATCATGTATCAAGAAACGAAATCTCTTTCGAAAGAGTCGATGCATTATATATTCGATAAGGAAATGGATATGGTTCGCTTATTCGAAAAGATTATTAAAAATTGTTTAGCTTCTCAAGATAAATATTTAACAGATCAGGAACTCTTTTTGGCAGCAAATCATATCGTTGTGCAAGGGCAAGCATGGGCATTCCGAAAGTGGGTTCTCCAAAAAAGGTATACCATTGAAGAATACACTACTGCTCAAACTGAAATTATTTTATCGGGAATTATTCATTATGCAAAATAA
- a CDS encoding amino acid ABC transporter permease has product MEKYFDINYLWTALPQLLPFLWITLFVAALAVIFGTLLGLIIASFKLSKNRFLRFLANSYITTMRCTPSIVLLFLIYYGIPAFADYFLGIYLQDVHTGVFVVITFSLQFAAMMAEVIRSAYLAIDKGQYEAAVSVGLTPFQAYRRIIFPQAFVVALPNFGNGLISVLQEGALAYTIGFIDIVGKANLIIANNYNTHTLEIYIALAVFYWVLSIGIEKFFTMLEKVFSKGQRSLKSS; this is encoded by the coding sequence ATGGAAAAATATTTTGATATCAATTATCTTTGGACGGCACTTCCTCAATTATTACCGTTTTTATGGATCACTTTATTCGTTGCTGCGTTAGCTGTTATTTTTGGAACATTACTTGGGTTAATCATTGCTAGTTTTAAGCTGTCTAAAAATAGATTTTTAAGATTCTTAGCAAACAGCTATATTACGACAATGCGTTGTACACCATCCATTGTTTTATTATTCTTAATTTACTATGGGATTCCAGCGTTTGCTGATTATTTCTTAGGAATCTATTTACAGGATGTTCATACTGGGGTATTTGTGGTCATTACCTTTAGTTTACAATTTGCCGCAATGATGGCTGAAGTTATCCGATCAGCATATTTAGCAATTGATAAGGGGCAGTATGAAGCGGCTGTAAGTGTAGGGTTAACACCGTTCCAAGCCTATCGCCGAATTATTTTCCCACAAGCATTTGTTGTAGCTTTACCGAACTTCGGGAATGGATTGATTTCTGTTCTACAGGAAGGTGCACTTGCTTATACAATTGGCTTTATCGATATTGTTGGGAAGGCAAACCTAATTATTGCAAATAACTACAATACACATACTTTAGAGATTTACATTGCACTAGCAGTGTTTTATTGGGTTCTATCAATCGGCATAGAAAAATTCTTTACAATGCTTGAAAAAGTATTTAGTAAAGGCCAACGATCACTTAAATCAAGTTAG
- a CDS encoding acetyl-CoA C-acetyltransferase — protein MGKTVILEGARTAFGKFGGALSSLTASDLGGIAIKGALEKANVKPEQVNEVIMGTVLQGGQGQIPSRQAASKAGIPYSVKTETINKVCASGMRSVTLADQLIRLGEEEVIVAGGMESMSNAPYYLTKGRWGLRMGDAQLIDGMVYDGLSCAFHPENVHMGTYGNSTAGEFHISRESQDEWALRSHTLALSAIESGKFAEEIVPVEIKGRKDEVTTISQDEAPRKDTSLEALSKLKPAFNKDGTVTAGNAPGVNDGACVMVLMNEEKAIKEGRTPLAYVLGHAEVGVDPKDFPQTPGLVINELLKKTGKSVEDIDLFEINEAFAAVALVSNYIAGLTPEKVNVNGGAVALGHPIGASGARIILTLAYELRRRGGGIGIAAICSGGGQGDAIMIEVPKQ, from the coding sequence ATGGGGAAAACAGTTATTTTAGAAGGGGCAAGAACAGCGTTTGGTAAGTTTGGTGGAGCTTTATCTTCATTAACTGCAAGTGATTTAGGTGGTATTGCTATTAAAGGGGCGTTAGAAAAAGCAAACGTAAAACCGGAACAAGTCAATGAAGTCATCATGGGAACGGTGCTACAAGGCGGGCAAGGGCAAATTCCCTCACGCCAAGCAGCGTCAAAGGCGGGGATACCGTACTCAGTCAAAACAGAAACAATTAATAAAGTTTGTGCTTCCGGTATGAGAAGTGTTACGTTGGCAGATCAATTAATCCGTTTAGGTGAAGAAGAAGTGATTGTTGCGGGTGGCATGGAATCAATGTCCAATGCACCTTACTATTTAACAAAAGGACGATGGGGACTACGCATGGGAGATGCACAATTAATTGATGGCATGGTTTATGACGGGTTATCCTGTGCATTTCATCCGGAAAATGTCCATATGGGAACTTACGGAAATAGTACAGCAGGAGAATTCCACATTTCAAGAGAGTCCCAAGATGAATGGGCACTACGCAGCCATACATTAGCACTATCCGCGATTGAATCTGGGAAGTTTGCAGAGGAAATAGTACCGGTTGAGATTAAAGGAAGGAAGGATGAAGTTACAACCATTTCACAAGATGAAGCACCTCGAAAAGACACGTCATTGGAAGCGTTGTCAAAATTAAAACCAGCGTTTAACAAAGATGGTACAGTCACAGCGGGAAATGCTCCTGGAGTTAATGATGGGGCATGTGTAATGGTGCTTATGAATGAAGAGAAAGCAATAAAAGAAGGTAGAACACCATTAGCGTACGTGTTAGGCCATGCAGAAGTAGGGGTTGATCCGAAAGATTTCCCACAAACACCGGGTCTTGTCATCAATGAATTACTGAAAAAAACAGGGAAGTCAGTAGAGGACATTGACTTATTCGAAATCAATGAAGCATTTGCAGCTGTTGCACTTGTTAGTAACTATATTGCAGGTCTCACGCCTGAAAAGGTAAACGTCAACGGAGGCGCTGTTGCTTTAGGTCACCCTATTGGTGCATCTGGTGCAAGAATTATCCTAACACTAGCTTACGAACTAAGACGTCGTGGTGGAGGTATTGGTATAGCTGCCATTTGCTCTGGCGGCGGGCAAGGAGATGCCATCATGATTGAAGTACCAAAACAATAA
- a CDS encoding amino acid ABC transporter ATP-binding protein has protein sequence MLEIRNVHKSFGKNEILKGVDLTIDKGDVVVILGPSGSGKTTLLRCINFLERADQGTATFDDITVDLKSASKKDVLAVRKKTAFVFQNYNLFNNKTAIENVAEGLIVGRKVSKEEAYKISREALDKVGLSEKYDAYPSQLSGGQQQRVGIARAVALNPDVILFDEPTSALDPELVGEVLEVMKEIAREGTTMLVVTHEMGFAKDVAKKVIFMDGGNIIEEGTPHEIFITPKEERTRKFLRRVLPGEYDFEI, from the coding sequence ATGTTAGAGATTCGTAATGTCCATAAATCGTTTGGGAAAAATGAAATTTTAAAAGGTGTTGACCTCACAATTGACAAAGGTGATGTAGTTGTCATACTAGGTCCGAGTGGTTCGGGAAAAACGACATTACTCAGATGCATTAACTTTTTAGAAAGAGCAGATCAAGGTACAGCAACCTTTGATGATATTACGGTTGATTTAAAATCTGCATCGAAAAAAGATGTCCTTGCAGTCCGTAAGAAAACAGCCTTCGTATTCCAAAATTATAACTTGTTCAATAACAAAACTGCGATTGAAAATGTTGCGGAAGGACTAATCGTCGGTAGAAAAGTTTCGAAAGAAGAGGCTTATAAAATTTCTAGAGAAGCACTGGATAAGGTAGGCCTATCTGAAAAATATGATGCTTATCCAAGTCAATTATCAGGTGGTCAACAACAACGTGTTGGAATTGCCCGTGCTGTTGCGTTAAACCCAGATGTTATATTATTTGATGAACCGACTTCAGCGCTCGACCCTGAACTCGTTGGAGAAGTATTAGAAGTAATGAAGGAAATCGCTCGTGAAGGTACAACAATGCTCGTTGTAACACATGAAATGGGATTTGCTAAGGATGTAGCGAAGAAGGTCATTTTCATGGATGGGGGTAACATCATAGAAGAAGGTACTCCACATGAAATATTTATTACGCCTAAAGAAGAACGCACGCGCAAATTTTTACGACGAGTGTTACCTGGAGAATATGACTTTGAAATTTAA
- a CDS encoding 4Fe-4S dicluster domain-containing protein, with amino-acid sequence MSPLLIANWIFFIAVVLYAVGLFIYLLKTRLQYVRLGKKEEFNESVRQRLEKVLVNVFGQSKLLKDPKSGLIHVFFFYGFILVQLGAIDFIWKGLAPGAHLPLGPLYTVFTLFEEMVALVILFAVCWAFYRRYIEKLVRLKRGWKSGLVLMFIGGLMLSTLIGNGMSLIWQGHGFTGSEPIASAIAAIFGFLSPTAAAVVFYIMWWVHLLILVTFLVYVPQSKHFHLIAGPINVYMNRFDRTGTLRPLNFEELENVEDEDEIPTFGVGRIQDFTQKQLIDLYACVECGRCTNMCPATGTGKMLSPMDLIVKLRDHLTNTGAVVTKKKPWVPASFFVNTKGNQLAIAAGAEGAVIDNIYSPSLIGDIITEEEIWACTTCRNCEDQCPVMNEHVDKIIDLRRYLTMTEGKVNPDAQRAMNNIERQGNPWGLNRKEKENWRDLDSSVYIPTVKEAKKSSEGFDYLFWVGSMGAFDSRSQKIALSFARLMNEAGVKFAILGNKEKNSGDTPRRLGNEFLFQELATANIEEFEKNDVKKIVTIDPHAYNIFKNEYKDFGWEGEVYHHTELLFDLIEQGRLTLNHRVNETIVFHDSCYLGRYNDVYDAPREILKSIPGVKLVEMERNRETAMCCGAGGGLMWMEEHVGNRINVARTEQAIETNASIISSGCPYCLTMLSDGTKAKEVEDQIGTYDVVELLERSVFGNYARQEEVAII; translated from the coding sequence ATGAGTCCATTGCTAATTGCTAACTGGATTTTTTTCATTGCTGTAGTACTTTATGCTGTTGGATTATTTATCTATCTTTTAAAAACGAGATTACAATATGTACGGCTTGGGAAAAAGGAAGAATTCAATGAAAGTGTGAGACAACGTCTTGAAAAGGTTTTGGTCAATGTATTTGGTCAGAGCAAGTTATTAAAAGATCCTAAAAGCGGTCTTATTCATGTATTTTTCTTTTATGGTTTTATTCTAGTTCAATTGGGGGCAATTGATTTTATTTGGAAAGGACTAGCGCCAGGAGCTCATTTGCCATTAGGTCCATTGTATACAGTGTTTACGTTGTTCGAAGAAATGGTGGCACTCGTTATTTTGTTTGCGGTTTGCTGGGCATTTTATCGCAGGTATATTGAAAAGTTAGTACGTTTAAAGCGCGGCTGGAAAAGTGGACTTGTTTTGATGTTTATCGGTGGGTTAATGTTGTCTACTTTAATCGGCAATGGGATGAGTTTAATTTGGCAGGGCCACGGGTTTACAGGTAGTGAGCCAATTGCATCTGCTATAGCGGCAATATTTGGATTTTTATCACCTACAGCTGCAGCAGTTGTTTTCTATATCATGTGGTGGGTGCACTTATTGATTTTAGTAACATTCCTAGTCTATGTTCCACAATCAAAGCATTTCCATTTAATTGCGGGCCCTATCAATGTTTATATGAACAGATTTGACCGTACAGGAACGCTTCGCCCTCTTAATTTCGAAGAGTTGGAAAACGTGGAAGATGAAGATGAAATCCCAACGTTCGGTGTTGGGAGGATTCAAGACTTTACTCAAAAGCAACTAATTGATTTATATGCTTGTGTTGAATGTGGGCGTTGTACAAATATGTGTCCAGCAACAGGTACAGGCAAAATGCTTTCTCCAATGGACTTGATAGTAAAGTTGCGAGATCATTTAACAAATACAGGTGCTGTTGTAACAAAGAAGAAACCTTGGGTACCTGCATCATTCTTTGTGAATACGAAAGGAAATCAGCTAGCCATAGCTGCAGGTGCAGAAGGGGCAGTTATTGACAACATTTACAGTCCATCTTTAATCGGTGACATCATTACAGAAGAGGAAATTTGGGCGTGTACAACATGCCGGAACTGTGAAGATCAATGCCCAGTGATGAACGAACATGTAGATAAAATTATTGACCTACGTCGCTACTTAACGATGACGGAAGGGAAGGTGAATCCTGATGCGCAACGTGCGATGAACAATATTGAACGTCAAGGAAATCCATGGGGACTAAATCGTAAAGAAAAAGAAAATTGGCGTGATCTTGATTCATCCGTATACATTCCGACGGTAAAGGAAGCGAAAAAGTCTAGCGAAGGATTTGACTATTTATTCTGGGTTGGTTCAATGGGCGCCTTTGACAGCCGCTCACAAAAAATCGCGTTATCCTTTGCACGTTTAATGAATGAAGCGGGTGTAAAGTTCGCCATTTTAGGTAATAAAGAAAAAAACTCTGGGGATACTCCTCGCCGTTTAGGGAATGAGTTTTTATTCCAAGAGTTAGCAACAGCGAACATTGAAGAGTTTGAGAAAAATGATGTAAAGAAAATCGTCACGATTGACCCTCACGCATACAATATCTTTAAAAATGAATATAAAGATTTTGGTTGGGAAGGCGAAGTGTATCATCACACAGAGCTGTTATTTGATTTAATTGAACAAGGACGTTTGACTTTAAATCATCGAGTAAACGAAACGATTGTATTCCATGATTCTTGTTATTTAGGACGCTATAACGATGTGTACGATGCACCACGTGAAATATTGAAATCTATTCCAGGTGTGAAATTAGTAGAAATGGAACGAAACCGAGAAACGGCTATGTGCTGTGGAGCAGGTGGGGGACTTATGTGGATGGAAGAGCATGTCGGCAATCGCATTAACGTTGCCCGTACAGAACAGGCAATTGAAACAAATGCATCCATCATTTCATCAGGGTGTCCGTACTGCTTAACAATGCTATCGGATGGAACTAAAGCCAAGGAAGTAGAAGATCAAATCGGCACATACGATGTGGTAGAACTATTAGAACGGTCAGTGTTTGGTAATTATGCTCGACAGGAAGAAGTAGCAATCATTTAA
- a CDS encoding acyl-CoA dehydrogenase codes for MNLQFTEEQRMVRDMVREFAQTEILPFIEKMEQDEFPKSIIKKMSGLGLMGMTTPEDLGGAEMDFTSYILALNELSKVSAVVAVILAVHTSVCTNPILYFGNEDQKQKYVPKLASGEYLGAFCLTEPGAGSDAGSIKTRAVKEDDHYVLNGSKVFITNGGEADIYIVFALTNQDKGPRGISAFIVEKNTPGFIIGKNEKKMGLHGSKTVQITFENMKIPASQLLGEENHGFKIAMANLDIGRIGIAAQALGIAEAALEASVEYAKGRIQFGKPIAKQQGVGFKLADMATAVEAAKLLVYKAADLQTKGLPCGKEASMAKLFASKTAVEVTTDAIQVFGGYGYTKDFPVERYFRDAKITEIYEGTSEIQKIVISKKL; via the coding sequence ATGAATTTACAATTCACCGAAGAGCAACGAATGGTAAGGGATATGGTTCGAGAATTTGCCCAAACGGAAATCCTCCCTTTTATTGAAAAAATGGAGCAAGACGAGTTTCCAAAGTCTATTATAAAAAAAATGAGTGGACTTGGCTTGATGGGAATGACGACTCCAGAAGATCTAGGCGGAGCAGAGATGGACTTCACCTCCTATATATTGGCTTTAAATGAGCTTTCGAAGGTAAGTGCGGTTGTTGCGGTGATCCTAGCTGTTCACACATCTGTTTGTACGAATCCAATACTATATTTTGGCAATGAAGATCAAAAGCAAAAATATGTGCCGAAGCTTGCTAGTGGGGAGTACCTAGGTGCATTTTGTTTAACGGAACCAGGGGCAGGGTCTGATGCTGGATCTATAAAAACGCGTGCTGTAAAAGAGGATGACCATTACGTTTTAAACGGATCGAAAGTGTTTATTACAAATGGTGGAGAAGCTGATATATACATTGTCTTTGCGTTAACGAACCAAGACAAAGGTCCTAGGGGAATTTCAGCATTCATCGTTGAGAAGAACACACCTGGTTTCATCATTGGGAAAAATGAAAAGAAGATGGGACTTCACGGTTCAAAAACAGTGCAAATTACCTTTGAAAATATGAAAATACCAGCAAGTCAATTGCTAGGAGAAGAAAATCATGGCTTTAAAATTGCGATGGCTAATTTAGACATTGGGCGCATTGGAATCGCTGCTCAAGCATTAGGGATTGCAGAGGCAGCACTAGAAGCGAGTGTAGAATACGCTAAAGGCCGCATTCAATTTGGGAAACCAATCGCCAAACAGCAGGGCGTCGGATTTAAATTAGCCGATATGGCTACAGCTGTGGAAGCAGCAAAATTGCTCGTTTACAAAGCGGCTGATTTGCAAACGAAAGGTTTACCTTGTGGAAAAGAAGCTTCAATGGCGAAATTATTTGCCTCAAAAACGGCTGTTGAAGTGACAACGGATGCAATCCAAGTTTTCGGAGGGTATGGCTATACAAAGGACTTTCCAGTAGAACGATACTTCCGAGATGCAAAAATTACCGAAATCTATGAAGGAACAAGTGAAATCCAAAAAATCGTAATAAGCAAAAAACTTTAG
- a CDS encoding acyl-CoA dehydrogenase has protein sequence MNFQLSEEHEQLREMIRDFALNEVAPTAAERDENESFDRTIWEKMAELGLTGIPWPEEYGGAGFDYLAYCIAVEELSRVCASTGVTLSAHTSLAGWPVYKFGTEEQKQKYLRPMAEGKKIGAYCLTESGSGSDAGGMKTSAKFEGDEYVINGSKIFITNGGVADIYIVFAVTDPSSKHKGTSAFIVESSFPGFKVGKKEKKMGIRSSPTTEIIFDNCRVPKENLLGSEGEGFIIAMKTLDGGRNGIAAQAVGIAQGALDAAIDYSKERIQFGKPIVANQGVSFKLADMATAIEASRLLTYQAAWLETNNLPYGKASAMAKLMAGDTAMSVTTDAVQIFGGYGYTKEYPVERFMRDAKITQIYEGTQEIQRLVISRMLTK, from the coding sequence ATGAATTTTCAATTGTCAGAAGAACATGAACAATTACGAGAAATGATTCGAGACTTTGCACTAAATGAAGTTGCACCAACTGCTGCTGAACGAGATGAAAACGAAAGCTTTGACCGCACCATATGGGAGAAAATGGCCGAACTTGGACTGACAGGAATCCCTTGGCCAGAAGAGTATGGTGGTGCTGGGTTCGATTATTTAGCTTATTGCATTGCAGTAGAAGAGCTTTCTAGAGTATGCGCATCTACTGGAGTGACTTTATCTGCCCATACATCACTTGCAGGTTGGCCAGTTTACAAATTTGGGACAGAAGAGCAGAAGCAAAAATACTTACGACCAATGGCAGAAGGAAAGAAAATTGGCGCATATTGTTTAACGGAGTCGGGTTCTGGAAGCGATGCTGGTGGCATGAAAACTAGCGCAAAATTTGAAGGTGATGAATACGTCATAAATGGCTCAAAGATATTCATTACAAATGGTGGAGTAGCGGATATTTACATCGTCTTTGCCGTTACGGATCCTTCATCAAAACATAAAGGTACGAGCGCATTCATTGTAGAATCTAGCTTCCCAGGTTTTAAAGTAGGGAAAAAAGAAAAGAAAATGGGCATTCGTTCATCTCCTACGACAGAAATTATTTTTGATAACTGCCGCGTGCCAAAAGAAAACCTATTAGGCAGTGAAGGAGAAGGATTTATTATTGCAATGAAGACTTTAGATGGTGGTCGAAATGGGATTGCCGCTCAAGCAGTTGGAATTGCACAAGGCGCTTTAGACGCAGCAATCGACTATTCGAAAGAACGTATTCAATTTGGAAAGCCAATTGTTGCAAATCAAGGGGTATCCTTTAAATTAGCAGACATGGCAACGGCAATAGAAGCTTCAAGGTTACTAACTTACCAAGCTGCATGGCTTGAAACAAATAATCTTCCTTATGGCAAAGCATCTGCAATGGCGAAATTAATGGCTGGTGATACAGCGATGAGTGTCACGACAGATGCAGTCCAAATTTTTGGTGGTTACGGCTATACGAAAGAATATCCAGTTGAACGCTTTATGCGAGATGCCAAAATTACTCAAATTTACGAGGGGACACAAGAAATTCAACGTCTTGTCATCTCCCGAATGCTTACCAAATAG
- a CDS encoding cob(I)yrinic acid a,c-diamide adenosyltransferase: MKLYTKTGDKGKTSLMGGRVSKDDLRVEAYGTIDELNSFIGKAVTELDETVFKDLLTDLETIQHELFDCGGDLANVMKERKYKLQEASIEALEKRIDALSDEAPPLKRFILPGGTPAAATLHIARTVCRRAERRAVTLMNEVEDVPTVVQKYLNRLSDYFFAASRVVNHRLKVSDVEYIRSGDVFK, from the coding sequence ATGAAGCTTTATACGAAAACAGGAGATAAGGGGAAAACAAGTCTAATGGGTGGTCGCGTTAGTAAAGACGATCTCCGTGTCGAAGCATATGGTACGATTGATGAATTAAATTCTTTCATCGGGAAGGCCGTAACGGAGTTAGATGAAACAGTATTTAAAGATCTTTTAACTGATTTAGAAACGATTCAACATGAATTGTTTGACTGTGGTGGAGATCTAGCGAATGTCATGAAAGAGAGAAAATATAAATTACAAGAAGCCTCGATTGAAGCGTTAGAAAAACGAATTGATGCTTTGTCTGATGAAGCTCCACCGCTAAAACGCTTCATTCTACCAGGGGGAACTCCCGCAGCCGCAACTCTGCACATTGCAAGAACAGTTTGCCGCCGGGCAGAACGCCGAGCTGTGACGTTGATGAATGAAGTAGAAGATGTTCCAACGGTTGTCCAGAAGTATTTAAATCGTTTATCTGATTATTTCTTTGCTGCATCCCGCGTGGTCAATCATCGTTTAAAAGTGAGTGATGTTGAATATATCCGTAGTGGGGACGTATTTAAATAA
- a CDS encoding 3-hydroxybutyryl-CoA dehydrogenase, with amino-acid sequence MPIQKVMVIGAGQMGSGIAQVCAQAGYEVLLNDLKKEFLDRGLSVITKNLSRDVEKGRKTEEEKIATLDRISQSLDMKDAHDVDIVIEAATENMDIKQSIFREVDAIAPKHAILATNTSSLPITEIAAVTERPEQVIGMHFMNPVPVMKLVEIIRGLATADEVYKAVEEMTVSLEKTPVEVNDFPGFVSNRILMPMINEAVYTLYEGVATKEAIDQVMKLGMNHPMGPLTLADFIGLDTCLYIMEILHEGLGDSKYRPCPLLRKYVAAGWLGKKSGRGFYVYDN; translated from the coding sequence ATGCCTATACAAAAAGTGATGGTAATAGGTGCTGGTCAAATGGGATCGGGAATAGCTCAAGTATGTGCCCAAGCAGGATATGAAGTTCTTTTAAACGACCTTAAAAAAGAATTTTTAGATAGAGGTCTAAGTGTGATCACAAAGAACTTATCTCGTGACGTAGAAAAAGGACGTAAAACAGAAGAAGAAAAAATAGCAACTTTAGATCGTATCTCCCAATCACTAGATATGAAAGATGCCCATGACGTAGATATCGTAATTGAAGCAGCAACTGAAAATATGGATATTAAACAATCGATTTTTAGAGAAGTAGATGCTATTGCGCCAAAGCATGCCATTCTCGCAACAAATACTTCATCATTACCGATTACTGAAATTGCAGCAGTAACAGAAAGACCAGAACAAGTGATAGGTATGCACTTTATGAATCCAGTACCAGTTATGAAACTTGTTGAAATTATTCGTGGACTTGCAACGGCTGATGAAGTATATAAAGCAGTTGAAGAAATGACAGTTTCATTAGAAAAGACACCTGTTGAAGTAAATGACTTTCCTGGTTTTGTTTCGAACCGAATATTAATGCCCATGATCAATGAGGCAGTATATACATTGTACGAAGGGGTCGCAACAAAAGAAGCTATAGACCAAGTAATGAAGCTTGGAATGAATCATCCTATGGGCCCATTAACGTTAGCAGACTTTATCGGGTTAGATACATGTTTATACATTATGGAAATCTTACATGAGGGGTTAGGGGATAGCAAATATCGTCCATGTCCATTACTTCGTAAGTATGTAGCAGCAGGTTGGTTAGGAAAGAAATCTGGGCGTGGCTTCTATGTTTACGACAACTAG